One segment of Geomonas ferrireducens DNA contains the following:
- the fmt gene encoding methionyl-tRNA formyltransferase, translating to MTGLRIIFMGTPEFACPTLRTLIDRGENVVAVVTQPDRPKGRGQQTLPPPVKVLAEEHGIKVLQPVKVRLPESIEEIRALEPDLIVVIAFGQILPKALLDIPKYGCINVHASLLPRYRGAAPLNWCIINGESETGVTTMMMDVGLDTGDMLLKSATPIDPDEDTQSLHDRMSKLGAELLAETLDRLVAGELVPEKQDDSLTCYAPIMKKEDGLIDWQKSARDIKNQVRGMTPWPGAFSYLDDKLLKVYKVQTAAGTGVPGTVLAASRDGIEVACGEGSLLISELQLEGKKRMAAGDFLAGYKVQPGLALGRKDAAVGV from the coding sequence ATGACCGGTTTGCGCATCATCTTCATGGGAACCCCCGAATTCGCCTGCCCGACCCTGCGCACCCTCATCGACCGCGGTGAGAACGTGGTGGCTGTGGTCACCCAGCCGGACCGTCCTAAGGGGCGCGGCCAGCAGACCCTCCCCCCTCCGGTGAAGGTGTTAGCCGAGGAGCACGGCATCAAGGTCCTGCAGCCGGTGAAGGTGCGCCTTCCCGAGTCGATCGAAGAGATCCGCGCCCTCGAGCCTGACCTCATCGTGGTGATCGCGTTTGGGCAGATCCTTCCGAAGGCGCTCCTCGACATCCCGAAATACGGCTGCATCAACGTGCACGCCTCGCTTCTGCCGCGCTACCGCGGCGCCGCGCCGCTTAACTGGTGCATCATAAACGGCGAGAGCGAGACCGGTGTCACCACCATGATGATGGACGTGGGGCTCGACACGGGCGACATGCTCCTGAAAAGCGCCACCCCCATCGACCCGGACGAGGACACCCAGAGCCTGCACGACCGGATGTCCAAGCTCGGCGCGGAGCTTTTGGCCGAGACCCTGGACCGCCTGGTCGCGGGCGAACTCGTTCCGGAGAAGCAGGACGACTCCCTCACCTGCTACGCCCCGATCATGAAAAAAGAGGACGGGCTGATCGACTGGCAGAAAAGCGCCCGCGACATCAAGAACCAGGTGCGCGGCATGACGCCGTGGCCCGGCGCGTTCAGCTACCTGGACGACAAGCTCCTCAAGGTGTACAAGGTGCAGACCGCGGCCGGAACCGGCGTTCCCGGCACCGTGCTCGCCGCCTCGCGCGACGGTATCGAGGTGGCCTGCGGCGAGGGAAGCCTCCTGATCAGCGAGCTGCAGCTCGAGGGGAAAAAGAGGATGGCCGCCGGCGACTTCCTGGCCGGCTACAAGGTGCAGCCCGGCCTTGCCCTAGGTAGAAAGGATGCCGCCGTTGGCGTCTAA
- a CDS encoding polysaccharide deacetylase family protein has product MSTRKTTSSRFAPLRVAALCFTLMMLAAACATASEITGYRVMREAVTDRAGRALWAVRGFKKDGMEHRLAVDAESFASYDLPAAQLFPVKDAPADSFRRTRLGRTVYRYTAPPYRLQNGGATRAESGADGLFLTVDLCPSKRPFERELFEAAEALGKGAPVPVPVAVMVSGLWLASHPEEVAYLKGEVAAGRLAVTWVNHSWHHHYDAKAPLAENFLLAPGTDLTAEVLHVEELLLARDLVPSPFFRFPGLVSDRAVMERLGELSLVPIGADAWLAKGEEPRRGSFVLVHGNGNEPKGIRLALPLLREKKPRLLPLAEAFAR; this is encoded by the coding sequence ATGTCGACCCGCAAGACAACATCAAGCCGTTTTGCGCCGCTACGTGTAGCGGCGCTTTGCTTTACGCTCATGATGCTCGCCGCCGCCTGCGCGACCGCCTCGGAAATCACCGGCTACCGCGTGATGCGCGAAGCGGTCACCGACCGCGCCGGGCGTGCGCTCTGGGCCGTTCGGGGCTTCAAGAAGGACGGCATGGAGCACCGGCTCGCGGTCGATGCGGAGAGCTTCGCAAGCTACGACCTTCCGGCCGCCCAGCTTTTTCCCGTCAAGGACGCCCCGGCCGACTCCTTTCGGCGCACGCGGCTTGGCCGGACGGTGTACCGTTACACCGCTCCCCCCTACCGGCTGCAAAACGGCGGCGCCACGCGCGCCGAGAGCGGCGCGGACGGCCTGTTTCTCACCGTCGACCTTTGCCCCTCGAAGCGTCCCTTCGAGCGCGAGCTTTTCGAGGCGGCGGAGGCGCTTGGGAAGGGGGCACCGGTCCCGGTCCCGGTCGCGGTCATGGTCTCGGGGCTGTGGCTTGCAAGCCACCCGGAAGAGGTCGCCTACCTGAAAGGGGAGGTCGCGGCGGGGCGGCTCGCCGTCACCTGGGTGAACCATTCCTGGCACCACCACTACGACGCCAAGGCGCCGCTGGCCGAAAACTTCCTCCTTGCCCCCGGCACGGACCTGACCGCCGAGGTGCTTCACGTTGAGGAACTCCTCCTCGCCCGGGATCTCGTCCCGTCCCCCTTCTTCCGTTTTCCCGGCCTCGTTTCGGACCGCGCCGTCATGGAGCGCCTGGGCGAGCTCTCCCTGGTGCCGATAGGTGCCGACGCCTGGCTCGCCAAGGGTGAGGAGCCGCGCCGCGGCAGCTTCGTCCTCGTGCACGGCAACGGCAACGAGCCGAAGGGGATCAGGCTCGCGCTGCCGCTTTTGAGGGAGAAAAAGCCGCGCCTGCTCCCCCTTGCCGAGGCCTTCGCCCGCTGA
- the def gene encoding peptide deformylase, translating to MVRRILTYPDPELKQRSLPVTVITDKTRELVRDMAETMYDAPGVGLAAPQIGVHQRIVVIDVSGKDEKPELIVAINPEIIHAEGEAFEEEGCLSVPKFSANVRRHARVVVKMLNLEGEEVVIRADDLLAIAFQHEIDHLDGVLFIDHLSPLKKGIFRKRYQRALEEAKEQH from the coding sequence ATGGTACGAAGAATACTGACCTATCCGGACCCGGAGCTGAAGCAGCGCTCCCTGCCGGTCACCGTGATCACCGACAAGACCCGCGAGCTCGTGCGCGACATGGCCGAGACCATGTACGACGCCCCGGGCGTGGGGCTCGCCGCGCCGCAGATCGGCGTGCACCAGCGCATCGTCGTCATAGACGTCTCGGGCAAGGACGAAAAGCCCGAGCTGATCGTCGCCATCAACCCCGAGATCATCCACGCCGAGGGTGAGGCGTTCGAGGAGGAGGGGTGCCTCTCGGTGCCGAAGTTCTCCGCCAACGTGCGCCGCCATGCCCGCGTCGTGGTGAAGATGCTCAACCTGGAGGGGGAGGAAGTGGTGATCCGCGCCGATGATCTCCTCGCCATCGCCTTCCAGCACGAGATCGACCACCTGGACGGCGTCCTCTTCATAGACCACCTCTCCCCGCTCAAGAAGGGGATCTTCAGGAAGCGCTACCAGCGCGCCCTGGAGGAAGCAAAGGAGCAGCATTGA
- a CDS encoding DUF116 domain-containing protein: MASKGTYQKPPQKRLFVALMGVTCLLVVGLIYLGWYIPTMGLANIHPDLPRIVGMVFAVLSGIAVLGTALLVLTTAFGKDILGTKFMRGVVIKFLLPLIEQMGKLCGISKDTIRQSFVAMNNSLVISQRLKVKPDRILILLPHCLQLAECEIKVTGEINKCMRCGRCDIMGLADLAQRYQVDISVATGGTLARKVIIEKRPKLVLAVACERDLTSGIKDCYPLPVIGVLNDRPFGPCFNTRVDVEKIDAALRSVLA, encoded by the coding sequence TTGGCGTCTAAAGGAACCTATCAGAAGCCGCCCCAGAAGCGGCTCTTCGTCGCCCTCATGGGAGTGACGTGCCTGCTCGTGGTGGGACTCATCTACCTCGGGTGGTACATCCCCACCATGGGGCTTGCCAACATCCATCCGGATCTCCCCCGTATCGTCGGCATGGTGTTCGCCGTCCTCTCCGGTATCGCGGTGCTCGGTACGGCGCTTCTCGTGCTCACCACCGCGTTCGGCAAGGACATCCTCGGCACGAAGTTCATGCGCGGCGTGGTGATCAAGTTCCTCCTCCCGCTCATCGAGCAGATGGGGAAGCTCTGCGGCATCTCCAAGGACACCATAAGGCAGTCCTTCGTGGCGATGAACAACTCGCTGGTCATCTCGCAGCGCCTCAAGGTGAAGCCGGACCGGATCCTCATCCTGCTGCCGCATTGCCTGCAGCTTGCCGAGTGCGAGATCAAGGTGACCGGCGAGATCAACAAGTGCATGCGCTGCGGCCGCTGCGACATCATGGGGCTTGCCGACCTGGCGCAGCGCTACCAGGTGGATATCTCGGTGGCGACCGGCGGCACGCTCGCACGCAAGGTGATCATCGAGAAGCGCCCGAAGTTAGTACTCGCCGTCGCCTGCGAGCGCGACCTCACCTCCGGCATCAAGGACTGCTACCCCCTTCCCGTGATCGGGGTGCTGAACGACCGCCCCTTCGGACCTTGCTTCAACACCCGCGTCGACGTCGAAAAGATCGACGCCGCGCTCCGCTCCGTGCTGGCCTAG
- a CDS encoding flavodoxin family protein, with product MDGAVKVVAIVGSYVRGGVIDQVVDEVLAGAVAAGGSAEKLYLLDTHVEFCTNCRLCTQEPGMARGICPIADEMSRVLDLVEGCQALVLASPTNFGSVTAVTKRFVERLVCYAYWPWGTPAPKTRSQERPRRAVLVASSAAPAFMARLFTPVLKTLRQSADLLGARCVGTVFVGFAARQERQGAGKRALIRARLLGEKLVRER from the coding sequence ATGGATGGCGCGGTGAAGGTCGTCGCGATCGTTGGGAGCTACGTGAGGGGGGGCGTCATCGACCAGGTGGTGGACGAGGTGCTCGCCGGGGCGGTCGCTGCGGGGGGGAGCGCAGAGAAGCTCTACCTCCTCGACACCCACGTGGAATTCTGCACCAACTGCCGCCTCTGCACCCAAGAGCCCGGGATGGCGCGCGGCATCTGCCCGATAGCCGACGAGATGTCCCGGGTGCTCGACCTGGTGGAGGGGTGCCAGGCGTTAGTCCTTGCCTCCCCCACCAATTTCGGCTCGGTGACCGCCGTTACGAAGCGCTTCGTGGAGCGGCTCGTCTGCTACGCCTACTGGCCCTGGGGGACGCCGGCCCCGAAGACACGCTCGCAGGAAAGGCCGCGGCGCGCCGTTCTCGTCGCCTCCAGTGCGGCCCCCGCCTTCATGGCGCGCCTTTTCACCCCGGTGCTGAAGACGCTCAGGCAAAGCGCGGATCTTTTGGGGGCTCGTTGCGTGGGGACTGTTTTCGTCGGTTTCGCGGCGCGGCAGGAGCGCCAGGGGGCGGGGAAGCGCGCCCTCATAAGGGCGCGTCTTCTGGGCGAGAAGCTGGTGCGGGAGCGGTAG
- a CDS encoding NlpC/P60 family protein: MKPFFLVILTLVATFAVTVPGHAGAAERHVVALSYAPVLNTPDFAGSFGGTARLDPCRGVRPVEFIALPGTLFTVHGELTRSGVKVLRVTTNDYPYPSKTGLFVDERFVKQASCPVTERSRRLPALEEIQKRLLSAMGKPYVWGGNVKDGVPLLRKYYPQGDPLSGVDCSGLLYEATDGFTPRNTSTLTSYGNAVAVAGLSAEAIARKLEPLDLLVWKGHVMIVLDEDSVIESRMGCGGKQSGVMMTPKLELLKGIMKTRRPADRFPEGSAGDRAFVVRRWFPRVGGGA; the protein is encoded by the coding sequence ATGAAGCCTTTCTTTCTCGTCATCCTCACCCTCGTGGCGACTTTCGCCGTCACCGTCCCCGGGCACGCCGGGGCGGCCGAGCGACACGTCGTTGCCCTCTCTTATGCCCCTGTTCTGAACACCCCCGACTTCGCAGGTAGCTTCGGCGGTACTGCCCGTCTCGACCCCTGCCGCGGCGTGCGTCCCGTCGAGTTCATCGCCCTGCCGGGAACCCTCTTCACCGTGCACGGCGAGCTTACGCGCTCCGGTGTGAAAGTCCTGCGCGTCACCACCAACGACTACCCGTACCCCTCGAAGACCGGGCTCTTCGTGGACGAGCGCTTCGTGAAGCAGGCGAGCTGTCCCGTCACGGAGCGCAGCCGCCGTCTTCCGGCGCTGGAAGAGATCCAGAAACGGCTCCTCTCCGCGATGGGGAAGCCGTACGTCTGGGGCGGCAACGTGAAGGACGGCGTGCCGCTTTTAAGGAAGTATTACCCGCAGGGGGACCCGCTCTCCGGGGTGGACTGCTCGGGGCTTTTGTACGAGGCGACCGACGGCTTCACGCCGCGCAACACCTCGACGCTCACCTCCTACGGCAATGCGGTTGCGGTGGCGGGGCTTTCCGCTGAGGCGATCGCGAGAAAGCTCGAACCGCTCGACCTTTTGGTGTGGAAGGGGCACGTGATGATCGTGCTCGATGAAGATTCGGTGATCGAGAGCAGGATGGGGTGCGGCGGGAAGCAAAGCGGCGTCATGATGACGCCGAAGCTGGAACTCTTGAAGGGGATCATGAAGACGCGCAGGCCCGCGGACCGTTTCCCGGAGGGAAGCGCGGGCGACCGGGCCTTCGTGGTGCGCCGGTGGTTTCCCCGCGTGGGTGGGGGCGCTTAG
- a CDS encoding CheR family methyltransferase, which translates to MLDGLSGGAEPDIAPETFEVIGRILKTRSGFTLEGYKDKCVKRRIHIRVRATQSPSPEAYGELLGQSTAEQDHLLRVLTIHVSHFFRNPSVFEKLATMVLPELLASRERLRLMSIGCAGGEEPYTLAMILKERFAEYAGKVEIRGVDVDATTLEQAREAIYHPDRLGELAPGQLERWFEPEGARFRLRPELSGMVAFSQADLNHQREWEPCDLILCRNVLIYFERERQETILNAFADALAPDGYLVLGKSETLFGTARRRFRTVCPVERIYRAV; encoded by the coding sequence ATGCTTGACGGCTTAAGCGGCGGCGCCGAGCCGGATATCGCCCCGGAAACCTTCGAGGTCATCGGGCGCATCCTGAAGACACGCTCCGGGTTCACCCTGGAGGGGTACAAGGACAAATGCGTCAAGAGGCGCATCCACATCCGGGTGCGCGCCACCCAGTCCCCCTCCCCGGAGGCGTACGGCGAGCTCCTGGGCCAAAGCACCGCGGAGCAGGACCACCTGCTGCGCGTTCTCACCATCCACGTCTCCCACTTCTTCAGAAACCCCTCCGTCTTCGAGAAGCTCGCCACCATGGTACTGCCCGAGCTCCTGGCCTCCCGCGAGCGGCTGAGGCTCATGAGCATCGGGTGCGCGGGGGGCGAGGAGCCCTATACCCTGGCGATGATCCTGAAGGAGCGCTTCGCCGAGTACGCCGGGAAAGTCGAGATCCGCGGCGTGGACGTCGATGCCACGACACTCGAGCAGGCGCGCGAGGCGATCTACCACCCGGACCGGCTGGGCGAGCTCGCCCCGGGCCAGCTGGAGCGCTGGTTCGAGCCGGAGGGGGCACGCTTTCGCCTGCGCCCCGAGCTCTCCGGCATGGTCGCCTTCTCGCAGGCCGACCTGAACCACCAGAGGGAGTGGGAGCCGTGTGACCTGATCCTTTGCCGCAACGTCCTCATCTATTTCGAGAGGGAGCGGCAGGAAACCATCCTGAACGCCTTCGCCGACGCCCTCGCCCCCGACGGTTACCTCGTGCTCGGCAAGT
- a CDS encoding SH3 domain-containing protein, which produces MRHLLLGALLLALTAGAAAGAPPAPRPYSGSGVLMVQDAPGREPGTVPLYREPGVERLTELPPFSLPHLSGAADSALVAVYERRRGWSRVALDDAGRQGWVQDDRSWRYLAWREFLPGRSVRVLPGMKKEWYQVKSAPGAAGSAAGAVARDQRVRILEVEDAWARLESPAGWMRWRDPDGRLTVATELAR; this is translated from the coding sequence GTGAGACACCTTTTGCTGGGAGCCTTGCTTCTGGCCCTTACCGCCGGTGCCGCGGCGGGCGCCCCGCCGGCGCCGCGCCCCTACAGCGGCAGCGGTGTCCTCATGGTGCAGGACGCCCCGGGGCGTGAGCCGGGAACGGTCCCGCTCTACCGCGAGCCGGGCGTGGAGCGGCTCACCGAGCTGCCCCCCTTTTCCCTGCCCCACCTTAGCGGAGCAGCTGACAGTGCGCTCGTCGCGGTGTACGAGAGGCGGCGCGGCTGGTCCCGGGTCGCCCTGGACGATGCGGGGCGCCAGGGGTGGGTGCAGGACGACCGGAGCTGGCGCTACCTCGCCTGGCGCGAGTTCCTGCCGGGACGTAGCGTACGCGTGCTCCCCGGCATGAAGAAGGAGTGGTACCAGGTGAAAAGCGCCCCGGGTGCTGCGGGGAGCGCGGCGGGAGCCGTCGCCCGCGACCAGCGCGTGCGCATCCTCGAGGTGGAGGACGCCTGGGCGCGGCTTGAGAGCCCGGCAGGCTGGATGCGCTGGCGCGACCCGGACGGCAGGCTCACCGTGGCGACTGAACTTGCCCGGTAG
- a CDS encoding pyridoxal phosphate-dependent aminotransferase — translation MRNEIVTPGAGELTYEIRNIVTVAEKVQRFGVKINWENIGDPIVKGEKIPLWMKEIVAAEAMNDDSYAYCPTRGVLETREFICSITNSRGGAQITPDDIIFFNGLGDAIAKVYGNLRAESRVLMPSPTYTTHSIGEAAHANAVPVCYRLKPEDNWYPDMEDLECHVKYNPQISGIMLINPDNPTGMVYPPEVLKQIVAIAKKYDLFLIADEVYGNIVYNGEHTVPISDVIGEVPAIAMKGISKELPWPGSRCGWIEVYNGERDPRFKKFVNSILSTKMNEVCSTTLPQRCLPAVMKHPEYHNYLKERITRYEKMSNIMYEALAKVPELSVNRTNGAFYMAVPFKKGVLNDTQSLPIANPEVRALVEGIVNQPGVAPDKRFVYYILAHTGICVVPLSSFNTELLGFRVTLLERDEEECRKIYRTLTENIAAYLAS, via the coding sequence ATGCGCAACGAAATAGTTACTCCCGGCGCGGGAGAACTTACCTACGAAATCCGAAACATCGTCACCGTGGCCGAGAAGGTGCAGCGCTTCGGCGTGAAGATCAACTGGGAGAACATCGGTGACCCCATCGTCAAGGGTGAGAAGATCCCGCTCTGGATGAAGGAGATCGTGGCGGCAGAGGCGATGAACGACGACAGCTACGCCTACTGCCCGACGCGCGGCGTCCTCGAGACCCGCGAGTTCATCTGCAGCATCACCAACAGCCGCGGCGGCGCGCAGATCACCCCGGACGACATCATCTTCTTCAACGGTCTCGGCGACGCCATCGCCAAGGTGTACGGGAACTTGAGGGCGGAGAGCCGCGTGCTCATGCCCTCCCCCACCTACACGACCCACTCCATCGGCGAGGCGGCCCACGCGAACGCCGTCCCGGTCTGCTACCGCCTGAAACCCGAGGACAACTGGTACCCCGACATGGAGGACCTCGAGTGCCACGTGAAGTACAACCCGCAGATCTCGGGCATCATGCTCATCAACCCGGACAACCCGACCGGGATGGTGTACCCCCCCGAGGTGCTCAAGCAGATCGTGGCGATCGCCAAGAAGTACGACCTGTTCCTTATCGCGGACGAGGTGTACGGCAACATCGTCTACAACGGCGAGCACACCGTTCCCATCTCGGACGTGATCGGCGAGGTCCCGGCCATCGCCATGAAGGGGATCTCCAAGGAGCTGCCGTGGCCCGGATCGCGCTGCGGCTGGATCGAGGTCTACAACGGCGAGCGCGACCCGCGCTTCAAGAAGTTCGTCAACTCGATCCTCTCCACCAAGATGAACGAGGTCTGCTCCACGACGCTGCCGCAGCGCTGCCTCCCCGCCGTGATGAAGCACCCGGAGTACCACAACTACCTGAAGGAGCGCATCACCCGCTACGAGAAGATGAGCAACATCATGTACGAGGCGCTCGCGAAGGTGCCCGAGCTCTCGGTGAACCGGACGAACGGCGCGTTCTACATGGCGGTCCCCTTCAAGAAGGGGGTGCTGAACGACACCCAGAGCCTCCCCATCGCGAACCCCGAGGTCCGCGCCCTAGTGGAGGGGATCGTGAACCAGCCCGGAGTGGCCCCGGACAAGCGCTTCGTCTACTACATCCTCGCCCACACCGGGATCTGCGTGGTGCCGCTCTCCTCCTTCAACACCGAGCTTCTGGGCTTCCGCGTGACGCTCCTTGAGCGCGACGAGGAGGAGTGCCGCAAGATCTACCGCACCCTCACCGAGAACATCGCCGCCTACCTCGCATCCTAG
- a CDS encoding thiolase family protein, translating into MTQHFKPREVYVASSYMAPVGRYNGREREALTFLQMAEKAGEVFAGSRIRRSDVGAVVVGCQNPVAFSGVDNTAAKIAGVLGISGAKSVLIDTASSSGASALEYAYLQIASGRCDHVLAIGIQKMSDVPTGQATRIVAGVIDRDEAEFGLSMPACGALVARSLIERLKLSTEEWTAFSALLTQRAHRFAAKNPEAHLNFEIPLEDYYRQIVTGKNYRYWWPLRYHDFCPMSDGVAAVLLSATPHEVIVSGVGSATDIPTIADRPYFHSFPASVRAAAEAYAMAGIRKITDFAGKIHVNMHDPFNGFGPINMVDLGFVHRRRILDGLLDDELTGENGAFPTNVTGGLKGRGHPLGATGMIQIVENHRLITQGRFQAGLAHSIGGPINNNVVTLLEKTSHYRQRPRPELAPWGLPPLGRMKPKNLTVNELVNGTPVAARFVAATTRFNFKNGEPEGIIIIVSCFAEGKRYSFLFGVAGEHYAEIVQLKTGDPVSLERAGEEILVNRIPVRKFYRRTMDGVLELAGSGWKKLTGNG; encoded by the coding sequence GTGACGCAGCATTTCAAGCCCAGGGAGGTCTACGTCGCCTCCTCGTACATGGCCCCGGTGGGGCGCTACAACGGTCGCGAGCGCGAGGCGCTCACCTTCCTGCAGATGGCGGAAAAGGCGGGCGAGGTCTTCGCCGGGAGCCGCATCCGTCGCAGCGACGTCGGCGCGGTCGTGGTCGGCTGCCAGAACCCGGTCGCCTTCTCCGGGGTGGACAACACCGCGGCCAAAATCGCCGGGGTGCTCGGCATCTCCGGGGCGAAGTCGGTGCTGATCGACACCGCCTCTTCGTCGGGAGCCTCGGCGCTCGAGTACGCCTACCTGCAGATCGCCTCGGGGCGCTGCGACCACGTCCTCGCTATCGGGATCCAGAAGATGAGCGACGTCCCCACCGGGCAGGCGACCCGCATCGTGGCCGGGGTCATCGACCGCGACGAGGCTGAGTTCGGCCTCTCCATGCCCGCCTGCGGCGCCCTGGTCGCGCGCTCCCTCATCGAGCGGCTGAAGCTCTCCACCGAGGAGTGGACCGCCTTCTCGGCGCTTTTAACGCAAAGGGCGCATCGCTTCGCCGCGAAGAACCCGGAAGCGCACCTGAACTTCGAGATCCCGCTCGAGGATTACTACCGCCAGATCGTCACCGGGAAGAACTACCGCTACTGGTGGCCGCTTCGCTACCACGACTTCTGCCCCATGTCCGACGGGGTCGCCGCGGTCCTTTTGTCGGCCACGCCGCACGAGGTGATCGTCTCCGGCGTCGGGAGCGCCACCGACATCCCCACCATCGCGGACCGCCCCTACTTCCACAGCTTCCCCGCCTCGGTGCGCGCAGCTGCCGAGGCGTACGCCATGGCCGGGATAAGAAAGATCACCGACTTTGCCGGCAAGATCCACGTCAACATGCACGACCCCTTCAACGGCTTCGGCCCGATCAACATGGTCGACCTAGGCTTCGTGCACCGGCGCCGCATCCTTGACGGGCTACTGGACGACGAGCTCACCGGGGAAAATGGGGCTTTCCCCACCAACGTGACGGGAGGGCTCAAGGGGCGCGGCCATCCGCTCGGCGCCACCGGGATGATCCAGATCGTCGAGAACCACCGACTCATCACGCAGGGGCGCTTCCAGGCGGGGCTCGCCCACTCCATCGGCGGCCCGATCAACAACAACGTGGTGACCCTTTTGGAGAAGACCTCGCACTACCGGCAGCGCCCCCGTCCCGAGCTCGCCCCGTGGGGGCTTCCTCCCCTCGGGCGCATGAAGCCCAAGAACCTCACCGTGAACGAGCTCGTTAACGGCACCCCGGTAGCCGCGCGCTTCGTTGCCGCCACCACCCGCTTCAATTTCAAAAACGGCGAGCCGGAGGGGATCATCATCATCGTCTCCTGTTTCGCGGAAGGGAAGCGCTACTCCTTCCTCTTCGGTGTCGCAGGCGAGCACTACGCGGAGATCGTGCAACTGAAGACCGGTGATCCGGTGAGCCTCGAGCGCGCCGGGGAGGAGATCCTCGTGAACCGGATCCCGGTGCGCAAGTTCTACCGGCGCACCATGGATGGGGTGCTGGAGCTTGCCGGCAGCGGATGGAAGAAACTCACCGGCAACGGCTAG
- a CDS encoding VOC family protein, which translates to MVEKIKNVVVFVKDIKAARRFYREQLGLPAGQETEYMMEFLPGEGTALGVSLAMHDAAIKLVGRHTGITLTVKGLEELYAKLVREGVRFTEPLEKSQWGKMAVVADPDGNEFALVEM; encoded by the coding sequence ATGGTAGAGAAAATTAAGAATGTTGTTGTATTTGTCAAGGACATCAAGGCCGCACGCCGCTTTTATCGCGAGCAGTTGGGGCTCCCCGCCGGTCAGGAGACCGAGTACATGATGGAGTTCCTCCCCGGCGAGGGTACCGCGCTCGGCGTCTCGCTCGCCATGCACGACGCGGCGATAAAGCTCGTCGGACGCCACACCGGCATCACCTTGACCGTGAAGGGGCTCGAGGAACTCTACGCGAAGCTCGTGCGCGAAGGGGTGCGCTTCACCGAGCCCCTGGAGAAGAGCCAGTGGGGCAAAATGGCGGTTGTCGCCGACCCGGACGGCAACGAGTTCGCCCTGGTGGAGATGTGA